A single window of Methylomarinum sp. Ch1-1 DNA harbors:
- a CDS encoding zinc ribbon domain-containing protein: MTGPASPAVNACRHAAQYFITMLMILVLGKLITWVPVMQRLQVLDTFTAADVVWFVAKAAALLVFYLFARYSIKAVPNSGGMLSFVKGIAEPLTVLVIVIIGQALLWQLLGPFVDADGRTFYYSAAIVLILAISVWLILSAYRDALYLVDSTKKVSGFLSRFVPNQRVICNQCDAEIDANANYCSQCGHKIAESSHCSECGGVLTATQPFCPHCGAEVNWDEK, translated from the coding sequence ATGACTGGTCCAGCCTCGCCGGCGGTTAATGCATGCCGGCATGCCGCGCAATACTTCATCACGATGTTGATGATACTGGTGTTAGGTAAACTGATTACCTGGGTGCCGGTTATGCAGCGCTTGCAAGTCCTCGATACCTTCACTGCCGCCGACGTTGTTTGGTTTGTCGCCAAGGCCGCCGCGTTGTTGGTATTTTATTTGTTTGCCCGCTATTCGATTAAGGCCGTCCCAAACAGTGGCGGGATGCTGTCTTTTGTCAAAGGCATTGCCGAACCGTTGACGGTCTTGGTGATCGTGATCATCGGACAGGCATTGCTCTGGCAATTGCTGGGCCCATTTGTCGATGCCGACGGCAGGACGTTTTACTACAGCGCCGCCATCGTTTTGATCTTGGCAATCAGTGTCTGGCTGATATTAAGCGCTTATCGCGATGCACTGTATTTAGTCGATTCGACAAAGAAAGTGAGCGGCTTTTTGTCGCGCTTTGTCCCGAATCAACGTGTCATCTGCAATCAATGCGATGCGGAGATTGACGCCAATGCCAATTATTGTAGTCAATGCGGTCATAAAATAGCGGAATCGTCCCATTGTTCCGAATGTGGCGGCGTTTTGACGGCGACGCAGCCATTCTGTCCGCATTGCGGCGCCGAGGTTAATTGGGATGAAAAATAA
- a CDS encoding enoyl-ACP reductase FabI: MGFMQGKRVLIVGLASNRSIAWGIAQAMHREGAELAFTFQNDKLQSRVESMAAECGSNITVELDVSSDEQIANVFTELGKHWDGLDCIVHSVAFAPRDALEGDYVDATTRENFATAHDISSYSFTALAKAGREMMKGRNGSLLTLSYLGAERAIPNYNVMGVAKASLEANVRYMAAALGTEGTRVNAVSAGPIRTLAASGINNFKSMLSKASDTSPLKRNVTIEEVGNVAAFLCSDLASGVTGEITYVDCGYNIAGLAAG; the protein is encoded by the coding sequence ATGGGTTTTATGCAGGGCAAACGTGTCTTGATTGTTGGCCTGGCCAGCAACCGTTCCATCGCTTGGGGGATTGCTCAGGCCATGCATCGTGAAGGCGCTGAACTGGCCTTTACCTTCCAAAATGACAAGCTGCAAAGCCGGGTCGAAAGCATGGCCGCGGAATGCGGCTCCAATATCACCGTCGAATTGGACGTCAGCAGTGATGAGCAAATTGCCAATGTCTTCACCGAATTGGGCAAACACTGGGACGGCCTGGACTGCATCGTTCATTCCGTAGCTTTCGCGCCGCGTGATGCGCTGGAAGGCGATTACGTTGACGCCACGACGCGGGAAAATTTCGCCACTGCCCACGACATCAGCTCTTACAGTTTCACCGCGCTGGCCAAGGCCGGCCGCGAAATGATGAAAGGCCGCAACGGCTCATTGTTGACGCTCAGCTATCTGGGCGCGGAAAGGGCGATCCCCAACTACAATGTCATGGGCGTCGCCAAAGCCAGCCTGGAAGCCAATGTCCGCTACATGGCCGCAGCGCTGGGAACGGAAGGCACGCGTGTCAATGCGGTCTCGGCCGGACCGATCAGAACGCTGGCGGCTTCCGGCATTAACAATTTTAAATCGATGCTGAGCAAAGCCTCCGACACCTCGCCGTTAAAACGTAATGTCACGATCGAGGAAGTCGGCAATGTCGCCGCCTTCCTATGTTCCGACTTAGCCTCGGGCGTGACCGGCGAAATCACCTATGTCGATTGCGGCTATAACATTGCCGGTTTAGCAGCGGGCTGA
- a CDS encoding ABC transporter substrate-binding protein, protein MSSILSAKISRCLVFSVFAALLVSCNVSQLNNPYQESEDGRNILYSSFSERPKHLDPAKAYSANEYAFIAQIYEPPYQYHYLKRPYQLVPLTAADMPQIRYYDQGGKQLKGRFADDDVAYSDYLIEIKPGIRFQPHPLFSRDEGGRFLYHHLNEQQLSGIDDLSDFEIRQSRELTAEDYVYQIKRLAHPKVQSPIAEIMKHYIVGFDEFSRQVAEVPKTELKNYAISGVQAVGRYQYRVRIKGKYPQFRFWLAMPFFAPMPWEADAFYQQAGLQEKNITLDWYPVGTGPYFLEENNPNRRMVLAKNPLFHDEFYPHEGEEGDKENELLVDAGKKLPFIERVVYMLEKETIPYWNKFLQGYYDASGIASDSFDQAVQFTGEGDAQLTPMMEEKGIQLQTSVTTSIYYLGFNMLDTVIGGESERARKLRRAISIAIDYEEYIAIFMNGRGVAAQGLLPPGIYGFEEGKAGMNPYVYDWAGGQVQRKSIEEARKLMTEAGYPQGIDPKSGEALTLYFDITSVSVDDRPRMNWFRKQLEKLGIKLIIRATDYNRFQQKMRSGSGQLFLWGWNADYPDPENFFFLLYGPNGKVKHGGENAANYHNRKFDSLFEKMRNMDDGPVRYRIIQQMQAILRRDAPWVFGLHPKDFSLYHSWYKNIKPNLMANNSLKYTRIDASERLKKRRQWNRAQFWPLIVLAALLLVLVVPAVRAYRRRLRESLQ, encoded by the coding sequence ATGTCCAGTATTTTGTCAGCAAAAATCAGTCGATGCCTTGTTTTCAGCGTGTTCGCCGCGTTGCTTGTAAGTTGCAATGTTTCGCAGTTGAACAATCCCTATCAGGAAAGCGAAGACGGGCGGAACATCCTTTATTCGTCTTTTTCCGAGAGGCCGAAGCATCTCGATCCGGCCAAGGCCTACAGCGCCAATGAATACGCGTTTATCGCCCAGATTTACGAGCCGCCTTATCAATATCATTATCTGAAAAGGCCTTATCAGTTGGTGCCGTTGACGGCAGCGGACATGCCGCAAATCCGCTATTACGACCAGGGCGGCAAACAGCTGAAAGGTCGATTCGCCGATGACGATGTGGCCTACAGCGATTACCTGATTGAAATCAAACCCGGCATACGTTTTCAACCACATCCGCTGTTTAGCCGCGATGAAGGCGGTCGTTTTCTATATCATCATTTGAATGAACAGCAATTGTCCGGCATCGACGATTTGAGCGATTTTGAGATTCGCCAAAGCCGGGAGTTGACGGCGGAAGATTATGTTTATCAGATCAAACGCTTGGCGCATCCTAAGGTGCAGTCGCCGATTGCCGAAATCATGAAACACTATATCGTAGGCTTCGACGAATTTTCCCGCCAAGTCGCCGAGGTCCCCAAGACCGAGTTGAAAAACTATGCGATCAGCGGTGTTCAAGCCGTTGGCCGTTATCAATATCGGGTCAGGATCAAAGGCAAATATCCTCAGTTTCGCTTCTGGCTGGCCATGCCTTTTTTTGCGCCGATGCCCTGGGAGGCAGACGCCTTTTACCAACAAGCCGGCTTGCAAGAAAAAAATATCACGCTGGATTGGTATCCGGTCGGCACCGGGCCTTATTTTTTGGAAGAGAATAATCCTAACCGGCGCATGGTATTGGCGAAAAATCCGTTGTTTCATGACGAGTTTTATCCCCATGAAGGAGAAGAAGGGGACAAGGAAAATGAGCTGTTAGTCGACGCCGGAAAAAAACTGCCGTTCATCGAGCGCGTGGTTTATATGCTGGAAAAGGAAACGATTCCCTATTGGAATAAGTTTCTGCAAGGCTATTACGACGCCTCGGGTATCGCGTCGGACAGTTTCGATCAGGCCGTGCAATTCACCGGTGAAGGCGATGCGCAATTGACGCCGATGATGGAAGAAAAAGGCATACAATTGCAAACCTCGGTCACCACCTCGATTTATTATTTGGGCTTCAATATGCTCGATACGGTGATCGGCGGCGAATCGGAACGGGCGCGCAAGCTGCGACGAGCTATTTCGATCGCGATCGATTATGAAGAATACATCGCTATTTTCATGAATGGTCGTGGCGTCGCCGCTCAGGGTCTGCTGCCACCGGGAATTTATGGTTTTGAGGAAGGGAAGGCCGGCATGAACCCCTATGTTTACGACTGGGCAGGTGGCCAGGTGCAGCGCAAGAGCATTGAAGAAGCGCGGAAGCTGATGACGGAGGCCGGCTATCCGCAGGGGATCGATCCGAAATCCGGTGAGGCCTTGACGTTGTATTTCGATATCACCTCGGTCAGCGTAGACGATCGACCGCGGATGAATTGGTTCAGGAAGCAGCTGGAGAAACTCGGCATCAAACTGATCATCCGGGCGACCGATTACAACCGTTTTCAACAAAAAATGCGTAGCGGCAGCGGCCAGCTTTTTTTGTGGGGGTGGAATGCCGATTATCCCGATCCGGAAAACTTCTTCTTTCTGCTGTATGGCCCGAACGGCAAGGTCAAGCATGGCGGGGAGAACGCGGCCAATTACCATAATCGAAAATTCGACAGTTTGTTCGAAAAAATGCGCAACATGGATGATGGCCCGGTACGCTATCGGATTATTCAGCAGATGCAGGCTATTCTGCGCCGTGACGCCCCCTGGGTTTTCGGCTTGCATCCGAAGGATTTCAGCCTCTATCACAGCTGGTATAAAAACATTAAACCTAATTTGATGGCCAATAATAGTCTGAAATACACCCGCATAGACGCCAGCGAAAGACTGAAAAAACGCCGGCAATGGAATCGAGCGCAATTTTGGCCATTGATCGTATTGGCTGCGCTGCTTTTAGTATTGGTCGTACCGGCGGTCCGAGCTTACCGCCGTCGCTTAAGGGAGAGTCTGCAATGA
- a CDS encoding ABC transporter permease: protein MIQYIIRRSLYALPLLLGVNILTFVLFFVVNSPDDMARMQLGQKHVTEQAIVNWKRQHGYDKPLLWNAEQSGVKKISETIFYRKSIGLFLFDFGTSDSGRNIGADIKQRMWPSLALALPSLLVGLLVNITVALMMVLFRNTYLEFGSIVLCVILMSISSLFYIIGGQFLIGKLLKLVPISGYDTGLEAIKFLVLPVLISVVAGVGSGARWYRTLFLEEVEKDYVRTARAKGLSEPQVLFKHVLKNAMIPILTGVVVILPLLFMGSLIMESFFSIPGLGSYTIDAINRQDFAIVRSMVFLGSALYIFGLLLTDISYTLVDPRVRLS from the coding sequence ATGATTCAATACATCATCCGTCGTAGTCTTTATGCATTGCCGCTACTGTTAGGGGTCAATATCCTGACCTTCGTATTGTTCTTTGTCGTCAACAGTCCCGACGATATGGCGCGCATGCAGTTGGGGCAGAAACACGTGACCGAACAGGCGATAGTCAACTGGAAGCGTCAGCATGGCTACGATAAACCGTTGTTATGGAATGCCGAGCAGAGCGGCGTCAAAAAGATCAGCGAAACCATTTTTTATCGCAAATCGATCGGTTTGTTTTTGTTCGATTTCGGTACTTCCGACAGCGGTAGAAATATCGGCGCCGACATTAAACAGCGAATGTGGCCTAGCCTTGCCCTGGCATTGCCATCGCTGCTGGTGGGACTTTTGGTCAATATCACGGTGGCCTTGATGATGGTGCTGTTCCGCAATACGTATCTGGAATTCGGCAGCATCGTGTTATGCGTGATCCTGATGTCCATTTCCTCGTTGTTTTATATTATCGGCGGCCAGTTTCTGATCGGCAAACTGCTGAAGTTGGTGCCGATTTCCGGTTACGACACAGGCTTAGAGGCGATCAAGTTTCTGGTGCTGCCGGTATTGATCAGCGTGGTCGCCGGCGTCGGCTCCGGCGCGCGTTGGTATCGTACGCTGTTTCTGGAGGAAGTGGAGAAGGATTATGTGCGTACGGCACGGGCTAAGGGCTTGAGCGAACCCCAGGTGCTGTTTAAGCATGTGTTGAAAAACGCGATGATTCCGATCCTGACCGGCGTGGTCGTCATCTTGCCGTTGTTGTTCATGGGCAGCTTGATCATGGAATCGTTTTTCAGCATTCCTGGGCTGGGCAGCTACACGATCGATGCGATCAACCGACAGGATTTCGCCATCGTCCGTTCGATGGTGTTTCTCGGTTCCGCCCTTTATATATTCGGTTTGTTGTTGACCGATATCTCTTATACCCTTGTCGACCCGAGAGTCAGGTTGTCGTGA
- a CDS encoding ABC transporter permease, whose protein sequence is MIVLWTDALLFILVLMLLILGVYMSRKAHMRRPLRKIGRSKTGMAALVVLLFFLLIGLLDSLHFKDNGEVISVLDYLARPLQENSEKTYSAPFAAYLYSKETITQADGSTRWGYPRLRYGGAHLQDPEREKSGDIAAKGLVGFAKGAGLMLLFMLLLWSFFKDRHRHLLAHGSTRAVLTTLFLLVSGFYTLVYLSSYYHVLGTDKVGEDVFYQAIKSVRTGLVIGSLTTMIMLPLAILFGIMAGFFRGWVDDVIQYVYTTLNSIPSVLLIAASILMVQVYMANHPEEFNSLLVRADMRLLFLCLILGVTSWTGLCRMLRAETLKLREMEYVLAAQALGVTRSMILFRHILPNVMHIVLISVVLDFSSLVLAEAVLSYINIGVDPTTYSWGNMINGARLEMARDPIVWWSLAASFVFMFSLVLAANLFADSVRNAFDPRRAEHG, encoded by the coding sequence ATGATAGTATTATGGACCGATGCATTGTTGTTCATCTTGGTGCTGATGTTGCTAATTTTGGGTGTCTATATGAGCCGCAAGGCTCATATGCGCAGGCCGCTGCGGAAAATAGGCCGCAGTAAAACCGGCATGGCTGCGCTGGTAGTGCTGCTGTTTTTTCTGCTGATCGGGCTGCTCGACTCGCTGCATTTTAAGGATAACGGCGAAGTCATCAGTGTGCTCGATTACCTGGCCAGGCCGTTGCAAGAAAACAGCGAGAAGACCTATTCGGCGCCTTTTGCGGCTTATTTGTACAGCAAGGAAACGATCACTCAGGCCGATGGATCGACGCGATGGGGCTATCCGCGTTTGCGTTATGGCGGCGCCCACCTGCAGGACCCTGAACGAGAGAAAAGCGGCGATATCGCGGCGAAAGGCTTGGTCGGTTTCGCTAAAGGCGCAGGTCTGATGTTGTTGTTTATGCTGTTGTTGTGGAGCTTTTTTAAAGACCGGCACCGGCATCTGTTGGCCCATGGTTCTACCCGCGCCGTGTTGACGACTTTGTTCCTCTTGGTCAGCGGTTTTTATACGCTGGTTTATTTATCGTCCTATTATCATGTGTTAGGCACCGACAAGGTCGGTGAAGATGTGTTTTATCAGGCCATTAAAAGCGTACGCACCGGCTTGGTGATAGGCTCGCTGACGACGATGATCATGTTGCCGTTGGCGATTTTGTTCGGCATCATGGCGGGGTTTTTTCGCGGTTGGGTCGATGATGTCATTCAATATGTCTATACGACGCTGAACTCGATTCCCAGCGTGCTGTTGATCGCCGCGTCGATACTGATGGTGCAGGTCTACATGGCGAACCATCCGGAGGAATTCAACAGTTTGCTGGTCAGGGCCGATATGCGGTTGCTGTTTCTATGTCTGATCCTAGGCGTCACCAGTTGGACCGGCCTGTGCCGCATGTTGAGGGCGGAAACTCTGAAATTGCGTGAGATGGAATATGTTCTGGCCGCGCAGGCCTTGGGCGTGACTCGATCGATGATTTTATTCCGTCATATCCTGCCCAATGTCATGCATATCGTGTTGATTTCGGTGGTGCTGGATTTCAGCTCGTTGGTGCTGGCGGAGGCGGTGTTGTCCTATATCAATATCGGCGTCGATCCGACGACCTATAGCTGGGGCAACATGATTAACGGCGCCCGGCTGGAAATGGCGCGCGATCCGATCGTCTGGTGGTCGCTGGCGGCGTCGTTCGTGTTCATGTTCTCGCTGGTGTTGGCCGCCAACTTGTTCGCCGATTCCGTCAGAAACGCCTTTGATCCCAGGAGGGCCGAACATGGCTGA
- a CDS encoding ABC transporter ATP-binding protein, whose product MAESLLSVNGLSVSFKDETVVDNISFTINRGETFALVGESGSGKSITALSVLRLLPSGARLQASSILLQDENLLRIPEIDFCQVRGKRIGLIFQDPMSSLNPVMTIGEQVAEVMRIHFDDNNKGIRGKVLKLLKQVEIPEPQRRIDEYPHQLSGGQRQRVMIAIALAGQPDLLIADEPTTALDVTIQAQILELLKNIQRQTGMALWLISHDLALVSNMADRIAVMQQGRIVETAATSVFFKQARHPYSLKLLAALPSMDSCLNKAQREQPVLLEVSDFKVYYPIKKGIFKRVVDHVKAVDGVDFRLQQGKTLALVGESGCGKTTLGKALLNLTASSAGRVIFNGVDISALQGEALRRHRAAMQIIFQDPFAAMNPRMLVGDIVAEGLKALHLNVRSADRQERVAKLLEQVGLPESSALRYPHEFSGGQRQRICIARALAVEPQLIICDEPTSALDVSVQAQIIELLKQLQREQGLSYLFITHDLAVVAELADEVAVMYQGKIVEQGEVEQVLTRPAHVYTQQLLSAIPRLIRSES is encoded by the coding sequence ATGGCTGAGTCGTTATTAAGCGTTAACGGCCTGAGCGTTTCGTTCAAAGACGAGACCGTCGTCGATAATATCAGCTTCACGATCAATCGCGGTGAAACCTTCGCGTTGGTCGGCGAATCTGGCTCCGGCAAATCGATTACCGCCTTGTCGGTGCTGAGACTGCTGCCGAGCGGCGCACGCTTGCAGGCTTCTTCGATCCTGCTGCAGGACGAGAATCTGCTGCGCATTCCGGAAATCGATTTCTGCCAGGTGCGCGGCAAACGCATCGGCCTGATTTTTCAAGACCCGATGTCGTCGCTGAATCCGGTGATGACGATAGGCGAACAGGTCGCCGAAGTGATGCGGATACATTTTGATGACAACAACAAAGGCATCCGCGGCAAGGTCCTGAAATTGCTGAAGCAGGTCGAAATTCCCGAACCGCAACGACGCATCGATGAATATCCGCATCAGTTGTCGGGCGGCCAGCGACAGCGGGTGATGATCGCGATCGCCTTGGCCGGTCAGCCGGATTTGTTGATTGCCGACGAGCCGACCACGGCGCTGGACGTGACGATACAGGCGCAGATCCTGGAGCTGCTGAAGAACATACAGCGCCAGACCGGCATGGCGCTGTGGTTGATTAGTCATGATTTGGCATTGGTGTCGAATATGGCCGACCGCATTGCGGTGATGCAGCAGGGACGTATCGTCGAAACGGCGGCGACGTCGGTGTTTTTTAAACAAGCCCGCCATCCTTATAGCCTGAAGCTGTTGGCGGCCTTGCCGTCGATGGACAGTTGCCTGAATAAAGCTCAGCGCGAACAGCCGGTTTTGCTGGAAGTCTCCGACTTTAAGGTTTATTATCCGATAAAAAAGGGTATCTTCAAACGAGTGGTCGACCATGTCAAGGCGGTGGACGGCGTCGACTTTCGATTGCAACAGGGGAAAACGCTGGCGCTGGTGGGGGAATCGGGCTGCGGTAAGACCACATTGGGCAAGGCGCTGTTGAATCTGACCGCATCCAGCGCGGGACGAGTGATTTTTAACGGTGTCGATATCAGCGCCTTACAGGGCGAGGCGTTGCGCCGTCATCGAGCCGCGATGCAGATCATTTTTCAAGATCCCTTCGCGGCGATGAATCCGCGCATGCTGGTCGGCGATATTGTCGCCGAAGGCCTCAAGGCGCTGCACCTGAATGTCCGTTCAGCGGATAGACAGGAAAGAGTCGCTAAGCTGCTGGAACAGGTCGGTTTGCCGGAGTCTTCGGCATTGCGCTATCCGCATGAATTTTCCGGCGGCCAGCGGCAACGCATTTGTATCGCTAGGGCGTTGGCGGTCGAACCGCAATTGATTATCTGCGATGAACCGACCAGCGCCTTGGATGTTTCGGTGCAGGCTCAGATCATCGAACTGCTGAAACAACTGCAACGGGAACAGGGCTTGAGTTATCTGTTCATTACCCATGATCTGGCGGTGGTCGCCGAATTAGCCGATGAAGTCGCGGTGATGTATCAAGGCAAGATAGTCGAGCAGGGGGAGGTAGAGCAGGTGCTGACTCGCCCGGCCCATGTTTACACGCAACAATTATTGAGCGCGATTCCGCGCCTAATCAGGAGTGAATCATGA
- a CDS encoding DUF2780 domain-containing protein: MKIKQSLLFCSSLTLALAMVTPVQAGWLDFLTGSSEEAAEKVQQGAETVNKVNQAVQTGAETAQSLPTAQQGLTGVLMQQLGVSETQATGGAGALFQVAKQRMTENAFNQLSQAVPGMDGLLAAAPKQSGTVGGLAEGLLGKDSAVSQTASLISAFQQLDMSQGMVSQFTPIVVDYVKQQGGPQLANLLQLALTGS, from the coding sequence ATGAAAATCAAGCAGTCGTTATTATTTTGTTCTTCTTTGACTCTCGCCTTGGCGATGGTTACACCGGTTCAGGCCGGTTGGTTGGATTTTTTAACCGGCAGCAGCGAAGAAGCGGCGGAAAAGGTTCAGCAAGGCGCGGAAACGGTTAACAAAGTCAATCAGGCGGTGCAAACCGGCGCGGAGACGGCGCAATCCTTGCCGACAGCTCAACAAGGATTGACCGGCGTCCTGATGCAGCAGTTGGGCGTCAGCGAAACTCAGGCCACAGGCGGGGCGGGAGCCTTGTTTCAGGTCGCCAAACAACGCATGACCGAGAACGCCTTCAATCAGCTGAGCCAAGCGGTGCCAGGCATGGATGGGTTGTTGGCGGCGGCGCCGAAACAATCCGGTACGGTCGGCGGTTTGGCCGAAGGTTTATTGGGAAAAGACAGCGCGGTCAGTCAAACCGCTTCGCTGATTTCGGCTTTTCAGCAATTGGATATGTCGCAAGGCATGGTCAGCCAGTTCACGCCTATCGTCGTCGATTACGTCAAGCAACAAGGCGGTCCGCAATTGGCAAATCTGTTGCAGCTGGCCTTAACTGGCTCTTGA